A stretch of the Chlamydia pecorum E58 genome encodes the following:
- a CDS encoding RNA polymerase sigma factor, whose product MSRMNTQDSPAMDASSEEEAQKKLEELVSLAKEQGFITYEEINEILPMSFDSPEQIDQVLIFLAGMDIQILNQIDVERQKERKKEVKELEGLAKRTEGTPDDPVRMYLKEMGTVPLLTREEEVEISKRIEKAQVQIERIILRFRYSTKEAISIAHYLITGKERFDKIISEKEVEDKAHFLKLLPKLIGLLKEEDLYLETLLLSLKQPNLSKQEIAKLNEDLEKCRIRTQAYLRCFHCRHNVTEDFGEVVFKAYDSFLQLEQQINDLKIRAERNKFAAAKLAAAKRKLHKREVAAGRTLEEFKKDVRMLQRWMDKSQEAKKEMVESNLRLVISIAKKYTNRGLSFLDLIQEGNMGLMKAVEKFEYRRGYKFSTYATWWIRQAVTRAIADQARTIRIPVHMIETINKVLRGAKKLMMETGKEPSPEELAEELGLTPDRVREIYKIAQHPISLQAEVGEGGESAFGDFLEDTAVESPAEATGYSMLKDKMKEVLKTLTDRERFVLIHRFGLLDGKPKTLEEVGSAFNVTRERIRQIEAKALRKMRHPIRSKQLRAFLDLLEEEKTTSGKAKNLKTK is encoded by the coding sequence ATGTCACGCATGAATACACAAGATAGCCCAGCAATGGACGCTTCTTCGGAAGAAGAGGCACAAAAAAAGCTAGAAGAGCTTGTTTCTCTCGCTAAGGAGCAGGGCTTCATCACATATGAAGAAATTAATGAAATTCTTCCTATGTCTTTTGATTCTCCAGAGCAAATTGATCAGGTATTGATATTCTTAGCTGGAATGGATATCCAAATCCTGAATCAAATTGATGTAGAGAGGCAAAAGGAAAGAAAAAAAGAGGTTAAAGAGCTAGAAGGCCTTGCCAAGCGTACAGAGGGCACCCCAGACGACCCTGTGCGGATGTACCTGAAGGAAATGGGGACAGTTCCTCTTCTTACTAGAGAAGAGGAAGTAGAGATTTCTAAAAGGATAGAGAAAGCTCAGGTACAAATAGAACGGATAATCTTACGTTTTCGTTATTCCACAAAAGAAGCGATTTCTATAGCGCATTATTTAATTACTGGGAAAGAACGTTTTGATAAGATTATTTCTGAAAAGGAAGTCGAAGATAAAGCGCATTTTCTTAAATTACTGCCTAAATTGATCGGTTTACTTAAAGAAGAAGATTTATATTTAGAGACCTTACTTTTATCTTTAAAGCAGCCGAATTTATCTAAACAAGAAATTGCTAAATTGAACGAGGATTTAGAAAAGTGTCGTATTCGTACGCAGGCGTATCTTCGTTGTTTCCATTGTCGTCACAATGTCACTGAAGATTTCGGTGAGGTTGTCTTTAAAGCATATGATTCTTTTTTACAGCTAGAGCAGCAAATTAATGATTTAAAAATTCGTGCTGAACGAAATAAATTTGCGGCAGCAAAGCTTGCGGCAGCAAAGCGCAAGCTGCATAAGCGTGAGGTCGCTGCGGGAAGGACTCTTGAAGAGTTTAAGAAAGATGTCCGGATGTTGCAGCGTTGGATGGACAAGAGTCAAGAAGCTAAGAAGGAAATGGTAGAGTCTAATTTGCGGCTAGTGATTTCTATAGCTAAGAAATATACAAACCGTGGGTTATCTTTTTTAGACCTGATTCAAGAAGGGAATATGGGTTTAATGAAGGCTGTGGAAAAGTTTGAGTATCGTCGGGGATATAAGTTCTCGACATATGCCACGTGGTGGATTCGTCAGGCTGTAACGCGGGCAATTGCAGATCAAGCGCGAACGATTCGTATCCCTGTACATATGATAGAAACAATCAATAAGGTATTGCGTGGTGCGAAAAAGCTCATGATGGAAACAGGGAAGGAGCCGTCTCCAGAGGAGCTTGCTGAGGAGTTAGGGTTAACTCCAGATCGTGTTCGGGAAATTTATAAAATTGCGCAGCATCCGATTTCTTTGCAGGCAGAGGTTGGTGAAGGAGGTGAGAGCGCTTTTGGGGATTTCCTTGAAGATACTGCTGTGGAATCTCCTGCGGAAGCTACGGGCTATTCCATGCTAAAAGACAAAATGAAAGAGGTCTTGAAAACTCTGACTGATCGAGAGCGTTTTGTTTTAATTCATCGGTTTGGTCTTTTGGATGGCAAACCAAAAACTCTCGAAGAGGTTGGCTCAGCCTTTAATGTTACTCGTGAGCGTATTCGTCAGATTGAGGCTAAGGCTTTAAGAAAAATGCGTCATCCTATCCGCTCGAAACAACTCAGAGCCTTCTTAGACTTACTAGAAGAGGAAAAAACCACTTCTGGCAAAGCAAAAAATCTTAAAACAAAATAG
- the rpsT gene encoding 30S ribosomal protein S20, whose amino-acid sequence MAPKKSNKNKGPQKQPSAEKRVKTAQKRNLINQSFKSRVKTILKKFETTLKTENSNEISRSLCSVYSIVDKAAKRGIFKRNKAARIKSRAMCKIKA is encoded by the coding sequence ATGGCGCCAAAAAAGTCTAACAAAAATAAAGGTCCTCAAAAACAGCCTTCTGCAGAAAAACGTGTAAAAACTGCACAAAAGCGGAACCTTATAAATCAAAGCTTTAAGTCTAGGGTAAAAACCATTCTTAAGAAATTTGAGACCACCTTGAAAACAGAGAATTCTAATGAGATTTCGCGCAGTCTTTGCTCCGTGTATAGCATTGTAGATAAAGCTGCAAAGCGAGGCATTTTCAAGCGCAATAAAGCTGCTCGCATTAAGTCAAGAGCTATGTGCAAAATTAAAGCGTAA
- the recD gene encoding exodeoxyribonuclease V subunit alpha: MIESSPKIPDVLKDLLQQHVVSPLDVVFARRHTPPNTEKAMLFLAASSALWRHGYPFLCLLEDRLVPSVPGLSEQVFFQGFQEFSENSSEELFVVAEKKLYLRSLYETRKKLFQKLTRVSLAQPMFPSLKHLPKELSQAQAHTLQQVSQRCFSIVCGGPGTGKTFLAIQLIVALINENPHMRIIVVSPTGKVAAHFRKVLANYSLPDTAISVHTIHHFLQEYAHQQYSTMNVLIVDEGSMVDFHLLHSLVQTLPGRYTPCGKVQSASMIIFGDKNQLPPIGIGAGNPLQDLIETFPESTMHLEVSYRAKTQDIQEIAQAILSHQMVPFSPLPPFSVAIELFADAFQRALSRGVSLCVLSPMRLGVWGYVNLNRFIHHELQKRNPLLPVPIIVSNRYETWGLCNGDTGVLSVQQQKLMFSQEIVIDAQAFSNYTYNYAMSVHKSQGSEYDEVLVVVPKGCEIFESSLLYTAVTRAKSKLSIWADAETLTKIIKKPRKYSFQGLDKALKH; this comes from the coding sequence TTAGCGGCCTCTTCAGCTTTATGGCGGCATGGCTATCCCTTCCTCTGTCTTTTAGAAGATCGCTTGGTGCCCTCAGTTCCTGGACTCTCTGAACAAGTTTTTTTTCAAGGGTTTCAGGAGTTTTCCGAAAACTCTTCTGAGGAGTTATTTGTTGTTGCTGAAAAAAAGTTGTATTTGCGCTCCCTATATGAGACGCGCAAAAAACTTTTTCAGAAACTTACCAGAGTGTCTTTAGCACAACCTATGTTCCCGAGCTTAAAACACCTCCCTAAAGAGCTATCTCAAGCACAAGCGCATACATTGCAGCAAGTTTCTCAAAGATGTTTTTCTATAGTTTGTGGGGGGCCTGGGACGGGAAAGACGTTTTTAGCCATACAGCTGATAGTAGCATTAATTAATGAGAATCCCCATATGCGTATTATTGTGGTTTCCCCTACAGGGAAGGTTGCAGCGCATTTCCGCAAGGTTCTTGCTAACTATTCTCTACCGGACACAGCCATTTCGGTCCATACGATACATCATTTTTTACAAGAATATGCCCATCAACAATACAGCACAATGAATGTTCTTATTGTTGATGAGGGCTCCATGGTAGATTTTCACTTGCTTCATAGTCTTGTACAAACTCTTCCTGGGCGCTATACCCCATGTGGGAAGGTACAATCCGCGAGTATGATCATTTTTGGAGATAAAAATCAGCTTCCCCCCATAGGAATTGGTGCGGGGAATCCCCTACAAGATTTAATTGAGACTTTCCCGGAAAGCACGATGCATCTTGAAGTCTCTTACAGAGCAAAAACCCAAGATATCCAAGAGATTGCCCAAGCGATCTTGTCACACCAGATGGTCCCCTTCTCTCCCCTTCCTCCTTTTTCCGTAGCTATAGAGCTTTTTGCAGACGCTTTTCAACGAGCATTATCTAGAGGGGTAAGCTTGTGTGTGTTGTCTCCTATGCGCTTGGGAGTGTGGGGATATGTAAATTTAAATCGTTTTATTCATCATGAACTTCAAAAACGTAATCCCCTCTTGCCTGTCCCAATTATAGTTTCCAACCGTTATGAAACTTGGGGATTATGTAATGGAGATACAGGAGTTCTTTCTGTTCAACAACAAAAGCTCATGTTCTCTCAAGAGATAGTTATAGATGCTCAGGCATTCTCTAACTATACCTATAACTATGCCATGTCCGTCCATAAGAGCCAGGGAAGCGAATACGATGAAGTTCTCGTTGTCGTGCCTAAGGGATGTGAAATCTTCGAATCTTCTTTGCTCTATACTGCTGTGACACGAGCAAAAAGTAAACTCTCTATTTGGGCTGATGCTGAAACACTAACGAAAATCATAAAAAAACCCCGAAAGTATAGCTTTCAGGGTTTAGATAAAGCATTAAAGCACTGA